The Phoenix dactylifera cultivar Barhee BC4 unplaced genomic scaffold, palm_55x_up_171113_PBpolish2nd_filt_p 001005F, whole genome shotgun sequence genome includes a region encoding these proteins:
- the LOC103698812 gene encoding ent-kaur-16-ene synthase, chloroplastic-like, translating into MAMQFLPLSVYSSVCGIGYPNIYMPSLRITHSTRAVATKGLTAYMGHGLLKKSRTANIPIPGDEVSKKRIREQIPNVDLSSSSYDTAWVAMVPLPEFPQFPCFPECLNWIIKNQHPDGSWGIHGLHPSLVKDALSSTLACVLALKRWNIGEEHVRRGLHFVGSYFSSAMDEKLHSPIGFQIIFPGMLGYAIDMGLDLPISQNDIDVMFHMRDLELQRVSENSSEGRKAYLAYVAEGLGKSQDWQEVMKYQRENGSLFNSPSTTAAALTHIYDAKALEYLRSLLPKFGSSVPTSYPRDIHTLLCVVDKIERLGIARHFSYEIKNILDRIYRCWLNNDEEISADMATCAMAFRLLRMNGFDISSDALSQFGDASFFFNSIQGHLKDMKTVLELYKASQIKILPNEQVLDKLGSLSSNILREALSPKSEHGLQVLSQEVDYALKFPFYANLERLEHKSYIENFKVENLQVLKTSYTSSGIDDKDLLELALEDFNLCQSIHREELQYIESWVKENRLDQLEFARQKQTYSYLSAAAALFSPESFDVRMCWAKNAVLTTVVDDFFDDGGSREELANLISLIEKWDENHEKQFCSEQVKIIYSAIYSTINELGAKASALQKRCVTDHLVEIWLTMMNAMMKEAEWVKTKTVPTMDEYMTNGYVSFALGPIILPALYFVGPELSVDVIGDPEYHNLFKLVSLCGRLLNDMQSFERERKQGKLNSVTLRIIHSRGSISEEEAISEIPSIIDSRRAELLRLVLQNEGSVVPRACKDLFWMMSRTLHLFYMKNDGVTSPTEMVGAVNAVIYDPLKVGHKFSGVN; encoded by the exons CATATATGGGTCATGGATTATTGAAGAAGAGCAGAACTGCCAATATTCCAATTCCG GGAGATGAAGTATCAAAGAAAAGAATCAGGGAGCAGATACCTAATGTTGatctttcatcttcttcctatgACACTGCATGGGTAGCTATGGTCCCCTTGCCAGAATTTCCGCAGTTTCCATGCTTCCCAGAGTGTCTTAATTGGATAATAAAGAATCAACATCCTGATGGCTCTTGGGGAATTCATGGTCTCCATCCCTCTCTTGTCAAGGATGCTCTCTCTTCTACATTAGCCTGTGTACTTGCACTAAAGAGATGGAATATTGGTGAAGAACATGTCAGAAGGG GGCTCCACTTTGTTGGATCTTATTTTTCCTCTGCTATGGATGAGAAGTTGCATTCTCCTATTGGCTTTCAGATCATATTTCCTGGAATGCTTGGATATGCCATTGATATGGGTTTAGATCTTCCTATTAGCCAAAATGACATAGATGTCATGTTTCACATGAGAGATTTAGAGCTGCAAAG AGTGTCTGAAAACAGTTCTGAGGGTAGGAAAGCCTATCTGGCATATGTTGCTGAAGGATTGGGCAAGTCACAAGATTGGCAagaggttatgaaatatcagagGGAAAATGGATCTCTGTTCAATTCACCTTCCACAACAGCTGCTGCACTGACCCATATATACGATGCTAAAGCCCTTGAGTACTTGCGTTCGCTTCTACCGAAGTTTGGCAGTTCAG TGCCTACTTCATATCCTAGAGATATCCATACCCTTCTTTGTGTGGTTGACAAAATTGAGAGGCTTGGAATCGCTCGACATTTTAGTTATGAGATAAAGAACATTTTGGACAGAATATATAG ATGCTGGTTAAATAATGATGAAGAGATCAGCGCAGACATGGCTACATGTGCCATGGCATTTCGTCTATTACGTATGAATGGATTTGATATATCGTCAG ATGCCTTATCTCAATTTGGTGATGCAAGCTTTTTCTTCAATTCAATCCAAGGGCATCTGAAAGATATGAAAACAGTTCTAGAGTTATACAAGGCATCGCAAATCAAAATCTTACCAAATGAGCAGGTTCTCGATAAACTTGGTTCTTTGTCAAGTAATATTCTGAGAGAGGCATTATCCCCCAAGTCAGAGCATGGACTCCAAGTTCTTTCTCAGGAG GTGGATTATGCACTTAAATTTCCCTTCTATGCCAACTTGGAACGCCTAGAGCACAAGAGTTATATTGAGAACTTTAAAGTTGAAAACCTTCAGGTTCTCAAAACATCATATAC GTCTTCTGGCATTGATGACAAGGATCTGTTAGAACTGGCACTGGAAGATTTTAATTTATGTCAGTCCATACACCGCGAAGAACTCCAATATATTGAGAG TTGGGTCAAAGAAAACAGATTGGATCAGCTAGAATTTGCTCGGCAGAAACAGACATATAGCTATCTCTCAGCTGCGGCTGCACTATTCTCCCCTGAAAGTTTTGATGTTCGCATGTGTTGGGCCAAAAATGCCGTGCTAACCACCGTCGTCGATGACTTTTTTGACGATGGAGGATCTAGAGAGGAATTAGCAAATCTTATATCATTGATCGAGAA GTGGGATGAAAATCATGAAAAACAATTTTGCTCGGAACAAGTCaaaattatctattctgctATCTACAGTACAATTAATGAACTCGGAGCCAAGGCATCTGCATTGCAAAAGCGTTGCGTCACCGACCATTTAGTTGAGATT TGGCTTACTATGATGAACGCAATGATGAAAGAGGCAGAGTGGGTGAAGACCAAGACAGTGCCCACAATGGATGAATATATGACAAATGGATATGTATCATTCGCTTTAGGACCCATTATTCTCCCAGCACTCTATTTTGTTGGACCGGAGCTTTCAGTCGATGTCATTGGTGATCCAGAGTATCATAATCTATTCAAACTAGTCAGCTTGTGTGGGCGTCTACTTAATGACATGCAAAGTTTTGAg AGGGAACGAAAACAAGGGAAGTTGAATAGTGTGACGCTTCGTATTATTCATAGTCGCGGTTCCATTTCCGAAGAAGAGGCTATTAGCGAGATTCCAAGCATAATTGACTCTAGAAGAGCAGAACTGCTGAGACTAGTGTTGCAGAATGAGGGAAGTGTGGTTCCAAGAGCTTGCAAGGACCTATTTTGGATGATGAGCAGAACGCTGCACCTCTTTTATATGAAAAATGATGGAGTCACATCACCAACGGAAATGGTTGGTGCAGTGAATGCAGTGATTTATGACCCGCTTAAAGTTGGTCACAAGTTTTCAGGGGttaattga